One Natrinema longum genomic window, CCGGACCCCACGGAACCGAACCCATACGTAGCTCGCCCGCTATCGAACGACTAGGCAATGGAACTGGACTCGGACCCCCACATTCTCCTGACGAACGACGATGGGATCGACGCGCCCGGTATCCGGGCGCTGCACGACGCGCTCTCGGCGGTCGGGACGGTCACGGTCGTCGCGCCCGACCGAAACCGCAGCGCGGTGGGTCGGTCGCTCTCTTATGGTCGGACGCGGTCGTCGACCGACGACGACCTCTCGCTGGACCTGGCAGCGGACTCGTTCACCGCGGCGGTCCCCCACACCGACCACGAACTCGGCTACGCGATCGATGGCACGCCCTGTGACTGTGCCATCGTCGGGGCCAAGGCCCTCGAGCCCACACCCGATATCGTCGTCTCGGGCTGTAACTCGGGTGCGAACCTCGGTGCCTACGTCTTCTCCCGATCGGGAACCGTCAGCGCCGCCATGGAGGCGGCCTTCCTCGGGACGCCGTCGATCGCCGTCTCGATGGATACGCTGGGCTACGACGCGGACCTCGAGCCGACGGACTTCGAGCGAGCGGGCGAGATCGCCGCCGCGCTCGTCGGTGGGGCGGCCGGGACCGGTCTGTTCGACCGCGTCGACTACCTGAACGTGAACGTCCCGCGGCCGGACTGCGAGCCAAACGGCGTCGCGATCACGCGCCCGACGGAGGTCTACGAGATGGACGCCGCGTTCGAGAACGGCGGGTTCGAGTTGACCAACCGGCTCTGGCAGCAGATGGCGAACCGGGACATTCCCGACGACGAGGACACCGATCGGCACGCCCTCCTCGAGGAGGCGGTGTCGATTTCCCCGCTCAGGGTCCCCTACGACGTCGTCGACACGGAGCCGGTTCGTCGGATTCTCGGCGACATTCTGTGACGCGGACGGAAACGCCGGAACCGACGGACCGAGTGCCGCCGGGAGCGGCTACTCCGGACCCCGTATCGAGTCGACCGTCAGATCGAATTTCGGGAGATCCGACAGCCGAACGGTCTCGACTATCTGGTCCGGTCGAAAACAGGCCTGTTTTACATCCGTCCCGACAAGAACGGGTATGGAGTGTCGTCACTGCGCATCGCCCCTCGAGAAACCCGGGGACTTCTGTCTGGTCTGCCGGGAGGAAAACACCGAGGCGATCGTCCTCGAGGCGGCACGCGACAGGGCGACCATCACGATGCTCGCCGGCGAACCCGACGACCCCAGCGCTGATGCCGACGAGCAGGTTCTCGGTCGGACGACGATCACGACGACCCCGGAGGACGGCGAGAACGAGCCGATCGAACTCCGGAACTTCGCGGGCCTGATCGGCGACGAGATCCGGCGCAAGCGGCCCGAAGAGGTCTACGCCGGCGGGACGCGAGACGTGATTCGCGCGGTTCGGAAAGACGTCCATTACCCGTTCTATCGCGTCGACGACGACGATCCCGTGATGGCGGTCCTCGAGCGCCGCGGGAATCGCGCGCTCGACGTCGTCGAGACGCCGCCGTCCGAGAAGATCAGCGGCAGTCACTCGACGCTCATCGGCGGCCGAACGGGGATGCGGGCCATCCACGCCGTCGCGGACCACCCCCACGTCAAGAAGGTGATTCCGGGCCCCATCGACGCCGGCGGGAAGGGATCCCAATCGGGAATGCGCGCGAAGGTGACCCGCGCTGACGACGGCGGCAACGTGCGCATGCTCCTCCGAGATGGCTCGAGCGTCCAGGAAAACCGCGTCGTGACGACCGCCCGCGACCGGGAGATGGGCGAACGGATCCGCGAGGATCTCAACGACGTGCTCGCGGACGCGGAATTTCAGTGAGGTCCGGTATCGGTGACGGTTTCGCGGTCGGGGGATTCTCGAGGCAAATATTGTGTCGGCCCGATGGAAGTGTCAGTTCCTGCTGGTTGTCCCGGGCTTAACGGGCCGGCTGTAATTAGATATAATTAGCCATGCTCGATCGACCGGACGCCGTCCTGACGCTGATCCCGCTGTTGGCGGTCAGCGGTCTCCTCGTTCGGACGCTGATCGGGGTGACGGGTTTTGGGACGGGACTGCTCGCCGCACCGCTTGCGATCGCTGGATACCTCGCCGCGCTCGCCCTCGTCTTCGTGGAACTACTCGCGTGGCCGGTCGCCGCACGGATCGGCGGGTCGTGACCGATGGGCGACCGGCTGGGAGACTGCCGTGACTCAACAGGTTTAAGAATCCGCTGCCGATAGAGGGGAGTACTATGGCCAAGAAAGGACAGGTCGGTAGCGCAGGCCGTTTCGGTGCTCGCTACGGCCGCGTCGCACGACGTCGCGTCAGCGAGATCGAAGACGACATGCAGAACGCCGAGGTCGACGGCGACGACGTGACACGCGTCGGGACCGGCATCTGGAAGAACGAGGAGACCGGCGAAGTCTTTACCGGCGGCGCGTACCGTCCGGAAACCCCCGCGGGCCGCACCGTCCAGCGCTCGATCCGCGCTGCCCTCTCAGAGGACGACGAATAACGCGTTCCGATACCCAGTATGAGTTACAAATGTTCTCGCTGTAAACGCGACGTCCAGCTCGACGAGTACGGTGGCGTCCGCTGTCCCTACTGTGGTCACCGCGTACTCCTGAAAGAACGCAGCCGCGACGTGAAGGAAGTCGACGTCCAGTAACCAGCGTGGCTTCTCACGACGCGACCCTCGAGTTCGACTACGAGACCGCGTCACGTGCCCGACTCGTCGCCGCGAGCGTCGCCCGCGAAATCGGCGAAATCGACGACGAGCGCTCGCAAACGACTCTCGAGCGGGAGGGCACACGTGTGGTCGTCGAGATCGACGCCGACGACGTGATCGCGCTGCGAGCGGCGCTGAACACCTGGTTTTCGCTGGTCGACGTCGCGGAGCGGACCGCCGACGTGGGTGTCGGTATTCTCGATTCCCAGTAGCGAGTGGCTCGAGCCAGCCCTGTACCGGCAGGCAACGCGGTCTTCGTCGTCGTCGCCGAATCCGCCGTATGGCCGAACGGGACGGACCGTGGCTCGGACTGCGACGGGACGCGAAGCCGCTGGTGATCGCCGGCCTCGCACTCGGCGTCGGTCTCGGCGGCTTCTTCGACGGAATCGTCTTTCACCAGATCCTGCAGCTCCATCACATGCTCTCGTCCCATCCGGCGGCGAGCGTCGCGACCGACCTCGAACTCAACGTGGTGGCCGACGGGCTCTTTCACCTCGCGACGTACCTGTTTACGATCATCGGCGTCGTGTTGCTCTCTCGAGCGTGGCGGTTCCACCCGGTTCCGAACTCCGGTCGGACGTTGCTGGGTGCAGTGATCATGGGGTGGGGCGTCTTCAACCTGGTCGAAGGACTGGTGAACCATCAGCTGCTCAGGATTCACCACGTCTGGCCTGCCGGCCCGGGACCGATCGTCCTCTGGGACGTGCTCTTCTTGCTCTGGGGAGTGCTCTTCCTCGGTGGCGGATACCTCGTGATCCGAACCGACAGCGCGGTGACGCCGACGGCCAGTGACGAGGCGGTCACGACGGACTGACGCGATAGGAGTCCGACCGCCGGGGCGGAAGACAAAGCTTGGCTTTATCAGTCCGGAGGGCGACGGTCGAGATATGCAAGGAAACCTGCCGCCGGAAGCACAGGAGAAAATCGAGCAGCTACAGGACCTCCAGGAGACGGCACAGGAAGTCGCCGTCCAGAAACAGGAAGCAGAATCGAGTCTCACCGAGGCCCAGAACGCCCTCGACGAACTCGAGAACATCGACGAGGGAACGACCATGTACCGGAACGTCGGCGAACTCCTCGTCGAGACCGACTACGACCAGGCCGAGGAGGACCTCGAGGACAAGGTCGACTCCCTCGAGATCCGCCTCGAGACCCTCGAGAAACAGGAAGATCGCGTTCAGGACCAGTTCGAGAGCCTGCAGGACGAGCTCGAGGACCTCCTCGGCGGCGGCATGGGCGGCGGCCCGGCCGGCCCAGGCGGCCCGGGCGCTGGCGGCGCATAAATGTCGACCGACGAGCCGTCGGACGAGACCGTCGTTCGGACGGCCGCCGACGCTGCTGAAGACGTTATTTTTTCACAGTACAAGCAGTCCGCCGTCCGCGATTACGACGTCACCGTCGTCTTCGAGGACGGCGTCCTCGAGGTCGACGTCTACCTCAACGCGCCCGAGGAGGACGACGCCGACCCCGAACGGGTCGCCGACGACGCTGCACTCGCGGCGCGACGCGCGGTCGACGACCTCTTCGAGGCCTAACGCGGGACTCGAGGGCGAACGGCACACGCTTCCTCCGGTCGTCGCGGACCGCTGATCGGTCGACGACCCAAGGGTTCCAGTCTCCCAGCCGACGCGTCGCGACCGCCGTTCCAATCGGCAGGAAAGGTGGCGAACCCTGACCGCCCGCGAGCCGAACGGTCGTCATCCTCGGCCTGTAGGGTGGCGTGTGTCATACGGTCTCCTGTCCGTCAGTGCCGGTGGGACCGGAACCACCCTGCGGTCCCACCGGGAAGTCGGGACACCAAACCGTCTCAGCGGTCCCCGTGGCGCTCCGCGCCTGCCTTCGTCGTATCCTCCGGCGTCGGTTCCGTCCCCTCGCCGGCCCGCCCGTCCGTCGCGGTCGGCTCACTTACTCCCCGCTCAGGTCGGCCACCTTCTCGAGTTCGCTGCGAAGCGTCGTCGAGTCGAACTCGTGGTCGGGGCGGAGCCGGACGAAATCGAGGAACTCCCGCGCCGAGAGCAAGTGTGAAGGGTTGTAGGCCGTCGCGGCCGCGTCGACGGCCTCCCGTGGCCCGATCCGGGGCTCGAGGACGGCGAGGGCACAGGCCAGGTCGTACGCGGTCGTTTCGTCGACCCGGTCGTCGTGGACGCTGGTCGCGTCGATGAAGTAGAACTCGTCGTTACAGAGCAGGATGTTCTCCGCCCGCAGGTCGCCGTGGGCCAGCCCGTGTTCGTGGAGCGTCGCGAGCATGGCGAACAACTCCGGGGCGCGCTGGACGACGACGTCGTCGGGCACGTCGTCGAGCGATCGAAACTCCGGGAGGTACTCGAGGACGAGCACGCCGAGTCCGTTGACCTCGAAGGCGTCGATCGGCCGTGGCGCGTTGAGGCCGATCTCCTGCATGCGTTCGGTCGCCTCGTACTCGTGTTCGACCATCTCGCGGGGCGTGTCGAACCGATCGAAAAAGCCCTCGGTACCCGAGGAGAACGCGCCGACGTTCCGGCCGGTCGTCAACACCGCGTGGACCAGGGCGTTCTGTCGGGAGACGATCTTGACGAACCACTCGTCGTCGATCACACACGGCGTCGAGAGCCAGTTGTCGGCCTCGAGGAACTCGACGCGGACGCACTCGCGGTCGTAGCGATCCGCCAGCGTGCGGACCACACGCTCGATACGGCTCCACTCGACGGTCCCTCGTGCGAGCCGGCGGATGTCCATACCGAACCTGTCGCGGGTCGGCGTTAAATGTTCCACGAAGTGTTGCTGGGAGAAGGTGTCCGCCCAGGGTTTCAGTCGGGGCGTGATCGCTACGGAGCCGACCGACCTCGGTTCCCCAGTCGGGGGTTCGTCAAAACACCATCATTTTCACCGATGGGATAGAACTGTCGAGCAGTATGGACGCCATCGACGACATCAGCGATGCGATAGACGTTACCCGAAATCGACTGACGCCGGTTCGGCGGGGCACCTGGCTCAGGCTCGCGCTCGTCGTCTTTTTCGTCAGTTCGCTGGGATTCGGTGCGCCGGGGTTTCCCGGTGGGAACACCGACACGGGACCCGAGGGTCCGACGGTCGACGGTGAGCAACCGACCGAGGAGGTTCTCACCGAAGAGGTACTGTTCTGGGTCCTGGTGATTCTCGCGATCGTGCTGGTGCTCTGGCTCGTCTACGAGGCCATCGCTGCGGTCATGGAGTTCGTCTTCCTCGAGTCGCTTCGATCGTCCGAGGTCCACGTGCGGCGGTACTTCTCGGCGAACCTGGGGAAGGGGCTGTGGTTGTTCGCGTTCCGATTGGGGCTGCGAGTGGTGGTCGGCCTCTTCGCTATCGCCCCGGCCGTGTTGCTGTTCCTGTCGATGGACGCGGGATTCGGTGGGGCGACGATCGTGCTCTTGGTCCCCTATCTGTTGTACGCGCTCGCGCTGGGGCTGGTCTATGCCATCGTCATGCGATTTACCACCGACTTCGTCACGCCGGTCATGCTGCTCGAGGATCGTGGCGTCCTCGACTCCTGGAGCCGGTTCTGGACGACGATAAAAGCGAACTGGGCCGAGTACGTCGTGTATCTCTTGCTAGTCTGGATCCTCCAGTTCGTCGTCGGAATCGCGGCGTCGTTCGTCATCGCGTTCGGCGGGCTGATACTGGCGATTCCGTTCGGGATCGTCGTTTTCCTGTTGGTCGTCACGCTCGATACCG contains:
- a CDS encoding RIO1 family regulatory kinase/ATPase; this translates as MDIRRLARGTVEWSRIERVVRTLADRYDRECVRVEFLEADNWLSTPCVIDDEWFVKIVSRQNALVHAVLTTGRNVGAFSSGTEGFFDRFDTPREMVEHEYEATERMQEIGLNAPRPIDAFEVNGLGVLVLEYLPEFRSLDDVPDDVVVQRAPELFAMLATLHEHGLAHGDLRAENILLCNDEFYFIDATSVHDDRVDETTAYDLACALAVLEPRIGPREAVDAAATAYNPSHLLSAREFLDFVRLRPDHEFDSTTLRSELEKVADLSGE
- a CDS encoding prefoldin subunit beta, with amino-acid sequence MQGNLPPEAQEKIEQLQDLQETAQEVAVQKQEAESSLTEAQNALDELENIDEGTTMYRNVGELLVETDYDQAEEDLEDKVDSLEIRLETLEKQEDRVQDQFESLQDELEDLLGGGMGGGPAGPGGPGAGGA
- a CDS encoding DUF2103 domain-containing protein, encoding MECRHCASPLEKPGDFCLVCREENTEAIVLEAARDRATITMLAGEPDDPSADADEQVLGRTTITTTPEDGENEPIELRNFAGLIGDEIRRKRPEEVYAGGTRDVIRAVRKDVHYPFYRVDDDDPVMAVLERRGNRALDVVETPPSEKISGSHSTLIGGRTGMRAIHAVADHPHVKKVIPGPIDAGGKGSQSGMRAKVTRADDGGNVRMLLRDGSSVQENRVVTTARDREMGERIREDLNDVLADAEFQ
- a CDS encoding DUF3194 domain-containing protein, producing the protein MSTDEPSDETVVRTAADAAEDVIFSQYKQSAVRDYDVTVVFEDGVLEVDVYLNAPEEDDADPERVADDAALAARRAVDDLFEA
- a CDS encoding DUF7544 domain-containing protein, with the translated sequence MDAIDDISDAIDVTRNRLTPVRRGTWLRLALVVFFVSSLGFGAPGFPGGNTDTGPEGPTVDGEQPTEEVLTEEVLFWVLVILAIVLVLWLVYEAIAAVMEFVFLESLRSSEVHVRRYFSANLGKGLWLFAFRLGLRVVVGLFAIAPAVLLFLSMDAGFGGATIVLLVPYLLYALALGLVYAIVMRFTTDFVTPVMLLEDRGVLDSWSRFWTTIKANWAEYVVYLLLVWILQFVVGIAASFVIAFGGLILAIPFGIVVFLLVVTLDTVGAILAILVAIVGLLLFTVLALLLAVPITTYFRYYALLVLGDTEGDFDLIPDRREAVRDGGGGPIDRTGRGDENGSSGFDPDDGPDSDRSNGRDDRDDDRWDDEPGDRNQGGDSDEDDWR
- a CDS encoding 50S ribosomal protein L37ae — protein: MAKKGQVGSAGRFGARYGRVARRRVSEIEDDMQNAEVDGDDVTRVGTGIWKNEETGEVFTGGAYRPETPAGRTVQRSIRAALSEDDE
- the surE gene encoding 5'/3'-nucleotidase SurE is translated as MELDSDPHILLTNDDGIDAPGIRALHDALSAVGTVTVVAPDRNRSAVGRSLSYGRTRSSTDDDLSLDLAADSFTAAVPHTDHELGYAIDGTPCDCAIVGAKALEPTPDIVVSGCNSGANLGAYVFSRSGTVSAAMEAAFLGTPSIAVSMDTLGYDADLEPTDFERAGEIAAALVGGAAGTGLFDRVDYLNVNVPRPDCEPNGVAITRPTEVYEMDAAFENGGFELTNRLWQQMANRDIPDDEDTDRHALLEEAVSISPLRVPYDVVDTEPVRRILGDIL
- a CDS encoding DUF2243 domain-containing protein; the encoded protein is MAERDGPWLGLRRDAKPLVIAGLALGVGLGGFFDGIVFHQILQLHHMLSSHPAASVATDLELNVVADGLFHLATYLFTIIGVVLLSRAWRFHPVPNSGRTLLGAVIMGWGVFNLVEGLVNHQLLRIHHVWPAGPGPIVLWDVLFLLWGVLFLGGGYLVIRTDSAVTPTASDEAVTTD
- a CDS encoding KEOPS complex subunit Pcc1; the encoded protein is MASHDATLEFDYETASRARLVAASVAREIGEIDDERSQTTLEREGTRVVVEIDADDVIALRAALNTWFSLVDVAERTADVGVGILDSQ
- a CDS encoding DNA-directed RNA polymerase subunit P, with amino-acid sequence MSYKCSRCKRDVQLDEYGGVRCPYCGHRVLLKERSRDVKEVDVQ